AAATTTTATTAAGAAGAAAAAACGAAAAAGTTTTAGCAAAGGAAATTTACGAAAAAGTTTTTGACGTTGGAATCGAAAAAACCGCCGAGAAACTTTCGCTAACATATGAGAACGCGGTAAAACTCATTATTCCGATTGTCAGAAAAAACAGGGATTTTGACAAATTTTTTGCGCTTGTCGAAAAGCAGAAATTATATTCGATATATGAAAAAATGAAAGATTTGCAAACTGTTTCGGTGAAAATTTTACAGAGAGAGTATGGAAACTTTGCAAAAGAATGGGAAATTTTAATTGCGAAAGAATTTTCCAAAAAAAAATTGAAGCAGGAGATTTTTGACTGAATGAACGGCGAAAAATGGGTGATTTTCGATTTTGACGGCACGATTTCGGAGACGACCGATACGTTGGCGAAATTTTGGAATGAGCGTTTGGCAAAAAAGTATAAATTGCGGACGATAGACAACGAAAATTTGAACCTTCTCAAAGACATGAACGCCATTGAAAAAATTAAATTCTTTAAGATTCCATTCTACAAATTACCTTTCGTGGTAAATTCGGCTCGAGAACATTTTCATAAATATGCGGATGAATTTGCGGTAGTGTCGGGACTGAAATCTGTTTGCGAAAAACTTATAGAAAAGGGGTATAAGTTAAGTATCGTTTCGAGTAACCGTGAAGCGAACATACGAAAATATTTATTGAGAAATAAATTTGATATATTTTCAGAAATATTTTGCGATAAAGGTCATTCGCTTTTCGTCAAACATAAAACCATTAAGAAATTTTTACGGGAGTACAATATTTCGCAAGGAGAAGCGGTTTATATCGGAGACGAAAGCAGAGATGTAGTTGCATGCAGAAATGCGGGAATTGATATAATTTCCGTTACTTGGGGATGGGATTCCCGAGAGGTTTTGGAACTGGTAAATCCGCATAATTTGGTAAATACTTCCGACGAATTGTATAAAAAAGTAGTTGAAATATTAGGGCGAAATCGATGAAGGTTTTAATATTGTCGCCGTTCGGAATCGGAAATTTGATTATGCTTTATCCTGCTCTGAAAACATTAAAAGAGCAAAATATAGATTTTGATATATTGAGTTTTCACGATGCGGTCGGTAAAATACTTGATTGTTGGGAAGAGTTTAAATGTTTACATAAAAATCATTTTCATTTTGGAAAAAGCAAAGTAAAAACGATAAAAACGATAATGCAAATCCGCAAAGAAAGGTATGATGTCTCAATTTTAAGTTTTCCGTCGGCGAAATTTCATTATAATTTGCTGAATTTTTTGTGCGGTGCAAAAAAAAGGATAGGTTCGGTTTATCCCGACAGTTCGCGTAAAACTCTCGCTTTTTTGAATAATGTTCCGCATAAGGTCGTAAAGAATATTCACGATGTCGAGCAAAACTTTGAATTGGTTAAAAAGTCGGGGATTTTTAAAGAAAATTATAAAATCCAAAGATTTCCCAGTAAAAAAAACGATAAAAAAATCATCGGCTTTCATGTCGGTTGCTCTAAAAATTCCGCTTATAAACGTTGGAATGTTGAAAATTGGAGAAAAGTCGCCGATTTTCTTTTAGAAAATTATTCCGATTATGAACTGCGATTTTATTTTGGTGCGGACGAAGAAAAAGAGCTGCGATTTTTTGAGAATTATTCCGGCGTAGAAATTCTAAAAAACTTGTCTTTGACACAATTAAGAGACAGTATTTCTCAATGCAAATTATTTTTGTCGAACGACAGCGGGCTTATGCACATAGCGGTGTTTTGCGGTGTTGATGTGATTTCGGCGCTAGGACC
The genomic region above belongs to Chitinispirillales bacterium and contains:
- a CDS encoding HAD-IA family hydrolase yields the protein MNGEKWVIFDFDGTISETTDTLAKFWNERLAKKYKLRTIDNENLNLLKDMNAIEKIKFFKIPFYKLPFVVNSAREHFHKYADEFAVVSGLKSVCEKLIEKGYKLSIVSSNREANIRKYLLRNKFDIFSEIFCDKGHSLFVKHKTIKKFLREYNISQGEAVYIGDESRDVVACRNAGIDIISVTWGWDSREVLELVNPHNLVNTSDELYKKVVEILGRNR
- a CDS encoding glycosyltransferase family 9 protein, whose translation is MKVLILSPFGIGNLIMLYPALKTLKEQNIDFDILSFHDAVGKILDCWEEFKCLHKNHFHFGKSKVKTIKTIMQIRKERYDVSILSFPSAKFHYNLLNFLCGAKKRIGSVYPDSSRKTLAFLNNVPHKVVKNIHDVEQNFELVKKSGIFKENYKIQRFPSKKNDKKIIGFHVGCSKNSAYKRWNVENWRKVADFLLENYSDYELRFYFGADEEKELRFFENYSGVEILKNLSLTQLRDSISQCKLFLSNDSGLMHIAVFCGVDVISALGPSDERRTGPFGEKSAVLNGNCKCRPCSHSYTIKSHKFFCPYSSEICLESVSPKDFISKIEDFLRLM